Part of the Aptenodytes patagonicus chromosome 14, bAptPat1.pri.cur, whole genome shotgun sequence genome, GTGGGTCAGGGCTCTATGACGAGGGATGCAGCGTATCAGTATGGCAGCAACTGAGGGAGGTCAAGGGTTGCAAGCCTGAGCTAGAGGAGTGCTGCAATGCAAGCTCACACCGTCATGAAATGCAGCTCACAACCTTGCACGGGAAAGGCTGCTCACTTGGGGCTGGcttggaaggaaggaaatttgGGGGTGCTTGGGAGATTCCTGtcccctgcagagcagagctgggataaAGGTCAGCCACGGCCATGCCAAACCCCGCTGCATAGTTCCTGGGTGCCTCAAATCAGACAGGCTCCAAATGTCAGCAGCTGCTGGGCCGGGAAGATGATCCTGAACAATTCTCCTATTAATAGGCTGCAGAGGGGAGGCACGGAGCAGGATGGGGCTTGCTGGCCCCCTTCCTCTGGATGGGTCTCAGAGCATGTTCTCAACGTGATGCGCTGCCCGAGAGAAGGCAGGGGCTGAAATAACTCACCCCTCTGCCGTAAGGAGGCAGCTGGCTCCAGGGTGGGTTCCCAGGAGCTGCCTGAGCTGGGGAATTGGGGAGAAAGCCTGGCCAGAGGTCTGGATCAGCATGAGCTTTGCTAGAGAGGGTGCAGGGTCCTCCCCATGCTGTGGTCCGCAGGAGGTCCCTGTCCTGCCTTTGCCAGGACACCAGCTTGGGACAGACTCCTCTTTCCCATATTGCACCCCATGTAGGAAAGCTTGAGCAGGACGCCAGTGTAGATATCTCTCCTCTCATTCCTCGCTCGAAAAAACTCCGATTTTTTTCACTCGCAATTTCTGGCGGGGTTTCACTAAAGCACAAGGCAGGCAAGTgacttgtctgtctgtctgtcaggGGGCTTATCAGAAAGTGGAGATTAGAGCCGTGACGTCCCTGCAGCTCCTGTCACCTCCGGGCAAGGGGAGGTGTGGTGGTACGTCAGGCTGGAGCCAGCTCTGCGTGGAAGACTCCAGCCCATGTCAGTGTTGCACAGCAGCCCCAGGCCAACTGCAAAAAATGATGGCTGGACTGCACTTGCATCAAAGTTTGACATTTGAGAGCTTTTTGGCAAATGGGGTTTTATGTGAAGCCGGCTTTCAGTTGCTGCAGCCGACAGAACTGGGCCATTCGATGTGGTTTGGGAGACTTTCACCCTGTGGGATGCTGCAACTCAAACACACCCAATCTGTGGTGCAAGGGAGCGTGGTggcccagggctgcagccttgATGTTGGGGTGTGTGGGGTGGGTGTGTTGGGATGCTCACGGGCTGGGTAAAATCAGAGAAAAGCAACTGCTTTGTAAAATGCACTTGGGGTGCAAAAGAGTTGGAGCTCAGCTGTTATTTATGGGGGCTTGAGCCTGCAGTTTAGCCTGTCTGGCTGCGGGGTTTGGTCCAATCCTGCTTTTGCCATAGGAGTGGTAGAATAGGAATTGCTCTTTGGGAAGCAGATTTGGGGAATACATAAACGAGATTTTACTTGGGTGGCCCTAGGAGGAAGCACAAACCAGGTTTTGCAGATGCTTCTCACCCTGGGGCCGTGCCGAGGTTTCTCAGAGTGAATTTGCTCCCAGAAGGTGTCAAAGTGCATCTTTATCTGATTCTTGGGATGTCAGAAGTTTTCTGGATAAAGCATCGAAATGAAAAAGGACAGCTCTGACAGCCAGGCATCACGGGGCAGAGGTTGCCATTTCTCCAAGTCCCCAAGCCGGCCAGGGGCAGAGGGACGGGCGCTGCGGGCACATGGGTGGCCGTCACCCTCGAGAGCAGAGCCTGTGGGCAGGCAGCCACCGGGGCAGCTGCTCGCACGGGCACCTGCCCGGCGTTTTGGGCTGTGCGACAGCAGGCTGAGGGGAAGGTCTGAGTCATCCTGTGCATCACATGCGGCTCCGTCACCAGCTGAATGGATTTATCATTTTGCTTAGCTGTTAGCCTGATGCTGGGGCCGGCTGCGCGGCAATAGCTGCAGTGCCCCGGGAAGGATCCCTCTGCAAAAGTGTCCCCAGGCTCCTCCTGCCACTGTCACCAAGGAGGGCAATCAGTGTCAGACATGACGCTCTGAGGGAGGCTGACCTGAACACGTTTGATGCAGGCTGAATTCCCTGGTTGGACCCAGCTCTTCCCCTCGCTCCTTCCTGAAAGCGGCGCAGACTTCAGGATGGGAAACCAGCCTTTGGCATAGCTGCGTCCTCCAGGGATGGCTGTGAAACCGGGGGCACTTTGCGGGTCCCGTTTCACCCCTAGCCTCAGCCCCATACCCAATGCACTGTGCCACTGATGTTGGTGCCTAAGGGAAAAGCCACATCCATAACGTGTGCGATGGAGCTGGGACACACGGGCAGCGTTTTACATCTGAGTGGGAAAATATTGTCTAAACCTCTCTGTGCAGAGGAAGGGGGAATGACCTTGCCGACTCTGATCTCTGTTTGTTGCATCAGGGTTGTTTCAGACCCAGGACTGGATTTTTCTTGCCGGCAAGCCTCAGACATTGCTACAGCTTCCAGATGCGCAGCATCACCCCAGGCAAGCACTGTGGTTCCCTGCATCAAACCATGGCCTCTGCTGAGCGCATTTCCCTAcctctctgcctctttcctgGCCAATTTTAGCTTCAAGGGTCCGATttagggcaggagcagagagCATCTGTGAAAAACAATCCTGCCCCTCGGCAGCCCTAGTGCAAGCACCAGGTTTCCAGCATCCTCCCAAGCCagggtttaaaaaacaaaccctggaGGGGTGATAGCAGAAGCGAGCGGGGAGAAGGGTCTGTCTGGGGCTCGCCTTGAAGAAACTCGGTTCCCAGGACTGAAGGTTGGGCGCTTTGTAGCTGGGACTTGGCTGGAGACCCTGTGGTCCCGGTGCCATCGTTGCTGGAGGGCAGGATCCAGGCAGTTGGCATGGGAAGGCAACATCCACAGGTTGGTGTTGGGAATGGGGACTGTGAGTTTGCTGGATTTAACCACTTCCAtcctttttctcctgttaatGGATGTTTTGCATGTTTCTAGGAGAGAGGGGGGAGATTGAGCAAGGGGGTGCAGATAAGCCTGAAGGGATGGTGGAGTGAAAAGAGCTCGCCAGTCCCCAGGTAAAGCCAGGACATGGTTGGACTGACTCCATGAAGGTTGTCCTGGTGTGGGACATCTCTCTGGTATCACCTCTGGATGCTGAGGACGGGCACACTCAGTGCATGTTGTTGCTGCTCTGTTTCCAGATGCCTTGGTTCAAAGGCTGGAAGGTGGAGCGCAAGGAAGGCAACGCCAGCGGGGTGTCCCTCTTGGAGGCCCTGGACACCATCCTGCCCCCGACTCGCCCCACAGATAAACCCCTGCGCCTGCCCCTCCAGGACGTTTACAAGATCGGAGGTGAGCAAAAGCCTTGCCACTGtccctcttccctctgctttAACTGGAGTCTTCGTTCCATGGGAATTTGGGAATGACATTTCCAGGTATTGGGAAACTGGAGGGACTGTACTCAAACTTGAGATAATGTTGTGGAGAAGGGTGTTAGCTCCAGGGCAAAGACCCCATTTGAGACTGGGCTGTCTGGGGTTGGAGGATGACATGCCCGAAGGTGCCCAGGGACCAGAGAGGAGCAGCAGGCTTGTGAGCTCTGCCCAGGGAATACGTGATGCCAAAATGGCTGCAAATTTGGGTGTCCCAGCGGTCATGGCTGGCAGGGCAAGATGGAGGCAGCAAAAACGTGCTGGGGCCCAGATGAGGGACAAGGCCAGCGGGAAGGGCCAccggtgaggctggtgcgcggcgGCTTGGCCGCGGTCTGCCCATGCTTCCCAAATGCTGGTGTCCATCACCAGCACCTCCCTCTGCCGAGCTGGACCACCGCGCCAGCCATGTAGGGAGTGCGTCAGTCGGCGtgtctccctttccctctgaagCGGTGATGGGGACACTTTTCCGAGCTATAAATACTCTCTGACCTGCTGGCAGCGGCGGGCAGCCCTGCTGACTCCCCGGCTGTTGGATCAGGCAGGCACAGCCATTTCCAGCCCTTTTCCACACTTTTCCAAGGACATGTGCACTGCAGAAACCAGGCAGGGGTTGAACATGGGTTTTAGCAGGCTTTTTAATGCAATCTTTTGTTTGCAATGGAGATGAAAGGTGGTGAGCAGGTCTGTGTCCTCCCCTAGCTCAGCTGGGGGAAAGAGATTCGGTTTTACCATTAGGCAGGTCCTTAGAGAGCAGAGACACCGTGGGACGGGGGGAGGTGGAGGCAGTAGGGTGGATGTGGAGGAGCAGATGGGTCCAGCCAACCTCCCCAACCTCTTTTCAAGGTTGTTTCTCTTAATGATTCTTCACCTGACTCCAAAGGTGTTTTCCCAAAGCCTCCTGATGACACAGGGTGTAAAAGGTCCCTTTCATTTAATTAGCCACCCTCATTCCCTGGCATAGGTGGGCTTCATCCTATGCTAACGGTGTGGCCATCAGGGATACGGAGCGTGGTGTTGCATGCAATATGTGCCCAGTCCTCCACGCAGGAGgtgccacagctgctgcaaagGAAGAGCTTCCAGGGCATGTGGGTTGCTCAGGGTCTTTTGATTCTGGTGTTACTCCTTTTTTACAAAACAGTGGGTAGAAAGGACAGACTTGTGGTTTTTTTGAAGACCCTAATGTTGATCTTGCAGCTAAAATTTGGATCTTTGGTGAAAACCACTGGAGAtatcttgcttttgctgcagccaggctctggccCAGGGATATGCCAAGCAGGTTACATTTTGTTCTGCTCTGTCCTTGTCTCTGCAGGGATCGGCACAGTCCCCGTGGGCCGGGTGGAGACCGGCATCCTGCGGCCCGGCATGGTGGTCACCTTTGCGCCCGTGAACATCACCACTGAGGTTAAGTCCGTGGAGATGCACCACGAGGCCCTGAGCGAGGCTCTGCCCGGGGACAACGTTGGCTTCAATGTGAAGAACGTCTCCGTCAAGGACATCCGTCGTGGGAACGTCTGCGGGGACAGCAAGTCGGACCCGCCGCAGGAGGCAGCGCAGTTCACATCTCAGGTCAGCAGAGCTGGTGGTGCCACCACGCACAGTTTGTCACCACCCGCTGGCTCCCAGCCTTGCCCTGACACCGCTCTGTCCCCCAGGTGATCATCCTGAACCACCCTGGCCAGATCAGTGCCGGCTACTCGCCCGTCATCGACTGCCACACCGCACACATCGCCTGCAAGTTCGCCGAGCTGAAAGAGAAGATCGACCGGCGCTCCGGCAAGAAGCTAGAGGACAACCCCAAGTCCCTGAAATCAGGCGACGCGGCCATCGTGGAGATGATCCCTGGCAAGCCGATGTGTGTGGAGAGCTTCTCCCAGTACCCACCCCTTGGTAAGGGAACGGCTTTTTTGAGGTCTCCTGCAGAGGAGCATGAAGTCTCTACGACTGTAGAGCTCACACCAGACGTGCTGAGCCTCTGCCAGTATCCCCCACCAGTTAGACTGGGGAGGGAGCTGAGCATGTTTTGTTGCTCCCCCACATGCTGGGAGGGCAAAATCTGATGCATGAACTTTGTTAGGGCCGATGGGGTGGGATGGACTTTCTGCTGAGCTAGGTTTCCAAAGGCAGGGCTGGGTTTTCCCTCTGGCAGCAACAGGGCCTTTCCTTCAAAGTTCCTAAACCCTGATAGTTTctgaatgcagaaatatttttcagcttccccATCTCTGCCCTAAAACACAACTTgtcaggagaagaaagagggaagttTGCTCAGCAGAGGACACCTTTTAATGCAGAGAAGTGCCGTGCTTTCCTTGGATGATGTTGCACATCTGGAAGCTTTAGCAATGCTGGGAGCTTGCAGAGCAGATGTGATTTAAGTTAAATAAATAGTCATTTAAACAGAGAGGAGCATCAGGGTAACTTGGTGGTCACAGCAAGCGTTGGTGGCGCAGGGCTCATTCCTGCAGGAACCTGCTCCAAGGACAGGGGTAACGCATGGCACCGCGAGTGGTGGGTGTAGATCCCACCGTCACCCACCCAGAAGATCTCAGCCTTAGGGAGGGCAAGGCGGCCGCGTTTCGCTCACATCCCCCCTCTCTTCACCCCACAGGCCGCTTCGCTGTCCGTGACATGCGGCAGACCGTGGCCGTGGGCGTCATCAAGAACGTGGAGAAGAAAAGCGGTGGGGCTGGTAAAGTCACCAAGTCTGCCCAGAAGGCCCAGAAGGCTGGCAAATGAATTGTGGGCTCCCAGTGCATCGCGCAGAAACCATCCCTGACACCAGGACGCTGCCACCGTCTCCCCCGGGCGCATGTGTGCACATCAGCTTGTAAGAGTTTATATGTCAACGACTGGATGCTCACCATTAAGGTCCAGTGGaaattctttaaaaggaaaagcatgttCCAGCGTTTGTGAGGCTTCATGTTAATTTTACCAATAAAACTGGTACAACatccacagtggaaaaaaaaaaaaccaaacaaaaaaaaaaaaaaccaaaacaaaacaaccaacccaaaaGGTGTGGAGCTCTGTGTGTGCGTCTGTCATTGAGAGGGGCTGGTTTTGATGGGTTTCCTGTAGTCCCACTTAGAGCAGATGGTGGGgacaggcacaggcagggctgggatggaaatctggaggaaggaggagagctTGGCAGCCATGTTCAGGG contains:
- the EEF1A2 gene encoding elongation factor 1-alpha 2 — translated: MGKEKTHINIVVIGHVDSGKSTTTGHLIYKCGGIDKRTIEKFEKEAAEMGKGSFKYAWVLDKLKAERERGITIDISLWKFETTKYYITIIDAPGHRDFIKNMITGTSQADCAVLIVAAGVGEFEAGISKNGQTREHALLAYTLGVKQLIVGINKMDSTEPPYSEKRYDEIVKEVSAYIKKIGYNPATVPFVPISGWHGDNMLEPSPNMPWFKGWKVERKEGNASGVSLLEALDTILPPTRPTDKPLRLPLQDVYKIGGIGTVPVGRVETGILRPGMVVTFAPVNITTEVKSVEMHHEALSEALPGDNVGFNVKNVSVKDIRRGNVCGDSKSDPPQEAAQFTSQVIILNHPGQISAGYSPVIDCHTAHIACKFAELKEKIDRRSGKKLEDNPKSLKSGDAAIVEMIPGKPMCVESFSQYPPLGRFAVRDMRQTVAVGVIKNVEKKSGGAGKVTKSAQKAQKAGK